In Plutella xylostella chromosome 3, ilPluXylo3.1, whole genome shotgun sequence, the following proteins share a genomic window:
- the LOC119692373 gene encoding uncharacterized protein LOC119692373 isoform X3 gives MEEQLKALKAQRGYAKVNQTMSALTNLQVNVDDKDPFLLGILQRKLDTYSWRSYQLERNLENDPTVQDFLSYLERRALALENTDHSETATSGKRQPASLTKSKVTLATTTNSTMECLYCVAAA, from the exons ATGGAGGAACAACTAAAAGCTCTAAAGGCCCAAAGAGGCTATGCAAAAG TGAACCAGACTATGAGCGCTCTCACCAATCTACAGGTGAATGTCGATGACAAAGACCCGTTTTTACTGGGTATTCTGCAGCGTAAGTTAGACACATACAGCTGGAGGTCATATCAGCTGGAGAGAAACCTGGAGAATGACCCAACAGTTCAAGATTTCCTCTCCTATCTGGAGAGGCGAGCTCTTGCTTTGGAGAACACCGATCACAGCGAGACAGCCACATCTGGGAAACGGCAGCCGGCAAGCTTAACAAAGAGTAAGGTTACTCTGGCAACAACAACCAATTCTACAATGGAGTGCTTATACT GTGTTGCTGCAGCTTGA
- the LOC119692373 gene encoding uncharacterized protein LOC119692373 isoform X2, translating to MEEQLKALKAQRGYAKVVNQTMSALTNLQVNVDDKDPFLLGILQRKLDTYSWRSYQLERNLENDPTVQDFLSYLERRALALENTDHSETATSGKRQPASLTKSKVTLATTTNSTMECLYCVAAA from the exons ATGGAGGAACAACTAAAAGCTCTAAAGGCCCAAAGAGGCTATGCAAAAG TAGTGAACCAGACTATGAGCGCTCTCACCAATCTACAGGTGAATGTCGATGACAAAGACCCGTTTTTACTGGGTATTCTGCAGCGTAAGTTAGACACATACAGCTGGAGGTCATATCAGCTGGAGAGAAACCTGGAGAATGACCCAACAGTTCAAGATTTCCTCTCCTATCTGGAGAGGCGAGCTCTTGCTTTGGAGAACACCGATCACAGCGAGACAGCCACATCTGGGAAACGGCAGCCGGCAAGCTTAACAAAGAGTAAGGTTACTCTGGCAACAACAACCAATTCTACAATGGAGTGCTTATACT GTGTTGCTGCAGCTTGA
- the LOC119692373 gene encoding uncharacterized protein LOC119692373 isoform X1 — protein MQLLSKRFYNKYQIVNEHVNTLLDLEKLPKYAGANDLRTFVSVVNQTMSALTNLQVNVDDKDPFLLGILQRKLDTYSWRSYQLERNLENDPTVQDFLSYLERRALALENTDHSETATSGKRQPASLTKSKVTLATTTNSTMECLYCVAAA, from the exons ATGCAGTTGTTAAGCAAAAGGTTTTACAACAAATATCAGATAGTAAACGAGCATGTTAACACCCTGTTAGACTTGGAAAAGTTGCCCAAGTATGCAGGCGCTAACGATTTAAGGACTTTTGTTTCAGTAGTGAACCAGACTATGAGCGCTCTCACCAATCTACAGGTGAATGTCGATGACAAAGACCCGTTTTTACTGGGTATTCTGCAGCGTAAGTTAGACACATACAGCTGGAGGTCATATCAGCTGGAGAGAAACCTGGAGAATGACCCAACAGTTCAAGATTTCCTCTCCTATCTGGAGAGGCGAGCTCTTGCTTTGGAGAACACCGATCACAGCGAGACAGCCACATCTGGGAAACGGCAGCCGGCAAGCTTAACAAAGAGTAAGGTTACTCTGGCAACAACAACCAATTCTACAATGGAGTGCTTATACT GTGTTGCTGCAGCTTGA